A window of the Rhizobium sp. N324 genome harbors these coding sequences:
- a CDS encoding glycine betaine ABC transporter substrate-binding protein: protein MKKTITGAAIALPLLFFGHGAMAGCGEVTIASMNWQSAEVLSNIDKIILNEGYGCSADIVVVDAASGITSQVEKGKPDIIPEAWVDLFPELVKAPLAEGRVVALVPSLSDGGQAGWFIPRYMLEKHPGLNKIEEILAHPEYFPSPEDSSKGAIFNGPTGWGGTIATNRLAKAFDVAGKGFSVIDTGSAAALDSSMAKAYERKEPWLGFYWEPTSLLGMYDMVPVDFGVKHDAAEWKRCTSVDTCTDPKPNSFPRDNVLTLASKSFIERTDPAAVDYLKARSWNNKTVNTLMAWMTENQATGEEGARHFLAEHPEIWTKWVSPKAAELLKSSL from the coding sequence ATGAAGAAAACGATTACTGGCGCTGCGATTGCATTGCCCCTCCTCTTTTTCGGCCATGGAGCGATGGCGGGCTGCGGCGAAGTCACCATCGCGAGCATGAACTGGCAGAGCGCCGAGGTGCTTTCCAACATCGACAAGATCATTCTCAACGAAGGCTACGGCTGCAGCGCGGACATCGTGGTCGTCGACGCAGCGTCAGGGATTACCTCCCAGGTGGAAAAGGGCAAGCCCGACATCATTCCGGAAGCGTGGGTCGACCTCTTTCCCGAACTGGTGAAAGCCCCCTTGGCCGAGGGCCGCGTCGTTGCCCTGGTGCCCTCATTGTCGGACGGCGGCCAAGCCGGTTGGTTCATTCCCCGCTACATGCTCGAGAAGCATCCCGGCCTCAACAAGATCGAGGAAATCCTCGCCCATCCGGAATATTTCCCGTCGCCGGAGGATTCCTCGAAAGGCGCGATCTTCAACGGCCCGACCGGATGGGGCGGCACAATCGCGACCAACCGGTTGGCGAAGGCCTTCGACGTTGCCGGGAAAGGCTTCAGCGTTATCGACACCGGCTCCGCCGCCGCCCTCGACAGCTCCATGGCCAAGGCCTACGAGCGGAAGGAGCCCTGGCTCGGCTTTTATTGGGAGCCGACCTCCCTCCTTGGCATGTACGACATGGTGCCGGTGGACTTCGGGGTGAAGCATGACGCCGCCGAATGGAAACGGTGCACATCGGTCGATACTTGTACCGATCCCAAGCCCAACAGCTTCCCGCGTGACAATGTCCTGACCCTCGCGTCGAAATCCTTCATCGAACGCACAGATCCAGCCGCAGTCGATTACCTGAAGGCGCGCAGCTGGAACAACAAGACCGTCAACACGCTGATGGCGTGGATGACGGAAAACCAGGCAACCGGAGAGGAAGGTGCACGCCATTTCCTCGCTGAACATCCTGAGATCTGGACCAAATGGGTCTCTCCTAAGGCAGCGGAATTGCTCAAGTCGTCGCTCTGA
- a CDS encoding DUF3422 domain-containing protein: MPMGSEHPLRRELHNELHARPSLYFDGDTDVWHVAIVGENGPPSPPGSLPGLEDVTTTGEGNHGIGRVGDGRLKWEAHTEFLTLTFVVPASAEPGSNPPEAFRACCSQIGGKVIAAVRVLVRDEKDGRILEKPKLDYVASRVGGGDAEVHSNFRLTDSGFLEFLFFNRNLNAYRTGRMVRRFLEIETYRMMALLALPMARETVSKLSAFDQRLDLLIVHMQSAVKVDKALLSEVTRLSSDVLNFSALARHRFGATKAYAEIVASRLSELREERVEQRQRLGTFIDRRFQPAVRSVYAAERRLDELAERVSLAGDLLRTTVQVQLEDQNASLLTSMEERARIQVHIQQAVEGFSVIAITYYTVGLVKICLESISVLGVDPHVAKLAVLGAIPLVLFAVWTAVRHVRKSIAGVPHGPASGSH, translated from the coding sequence ATGCCGATGGGTTCCGAGCATCCGCTGCGCAGGGAGCTTCACAACGAGCTGCATGCCCGGCCGTCGCTGTATTTCGATGGCGACACCGATGTCTGGCATGTCGCTATCGTCGGCGAGAATGGCCCTCCTTCGCCGCCCGGTTCCCTGCCGGGATTGGAAGATGTGACCACGACCGGCGAGGGCAATCACGGCATCGGCCGCGTCGGCGACGGCCGGCTGAAATGGGAGGCCCATACCGAGTTCCTCACCCTCACCTTCGTCGTGCCGGCATCGGCCGAACCCGGCAGCAACCCGCCGGAAGCCTTTCGGGCCTGCTGCAGCCAGATTGGCGGAAAGGTCATAGCGGCCGTGCGCGTGCTGGTGCGTGACGAAAAGGATGGGCGCATCCTGGAGAAACCCAAACTCGACTATGTCGCTTCGCGGGTCGGCGGCGGTGATGCCGAGGTGCATTCGAACTTTCGACTGACCGACAGCGGCTTCCTCGAGTTCCTGTTCTTCAACCGCAACCTCAACGCCTATCGCACCGGCCGCATGGTCCGGCGTTTCCTGGAAATCGAGACATATCGGATGATGGCGCTGCTGGCGTTGCCGATGGCGCGCGAGACCGTGTCGAAGCTTTCCGCTTTTGACCAGCGCCTCGATCTCCTGATCGTCCACATGCAGAGCGCCGTCAAAGTCGATAAGGCGCTGCTGTCCGAGGTGACGAGGCTCTCCTCCGATGTGCTCAACTTCTCGGCGCTCGCCCGCCACCGCTTCGGCGCGACGAAAGCCTATGCCGAGATCGTGGCGAGCAGGCTGTCGGAGCTTCGAGAAGAGCGGGTCGAGCAAAGACAGAGGCTCGGCACCTTCATCGACCGGCGCTTCCAACCGGCTGTCCGCTCGGTCTATGCAGCAGAACGGCGGCTCGACGAATTGGCCGAACGCGTCAGCCTGGCCGGAGACCTGCTCAGAACCACCGTGCAGGTTCAGCTCGAAGATCAGAACGCCTCGCTGCTGACGTCGATGGAAGAGCGGGCGCGCATCCAGGTGCATATCCAGCAGGCGGTCGAAGGCTTTTCGGTCATTGCCATTACCTACTATACCGTCGGCCTGGTGAAGATCTGCCTCGAAAGCATTTCCGTACTCGGCGTCGATCCGCACGTGGCAAAACTCGCCGTCCTTGGCGCGATCCCGCTCGTGCTCTTCGCCGTCTGGACCGCTGTCCGTCATGTGCGAAAGAGCATCGCCGGCGTGCCGCACGGCCCGGCATCCGGAAGCCACTGA
- the betB gene encoding betaine-aldehyde dehydrogenase: MEFKAQPNASHFIDGEYVEDTDGTVIESLYPATGEVIARLHAATPAIVEQAIAAARRAQPEWAAMSPMARGRILKRAAEIMRERNRALSELETLDTGKPIQETIVADPTSGADAFEFFGGVAPAGLNGSHIPLGQDFAYTKRVPLGVCIGIGAWNYPQQIACWKAAPALICGNAMVFKPSENTPLGALKIAEILHEAGLPKGLFNVIQGDRDTGPLLVNHPDVAKVSLTGSVPTGRRVAAAAAGSLKHVTMELGGKSPLIVFNDADLDSAVGGAMLGNFYSTGQVCSNGTRVFVQKAVKAEFLKRLKARTEAMLIGDPMDEATQIGPMVSWAQREKVVAYIEKGKAEGATLVAGGGIPNNVSGEGYYVQPTVFADVTDDMSIAREEIFGPVMSVLDFDDEDEVITRANASEFGLSGGVFTADLTRAHRVVDRLEAGTLWINTYNLCPVEIPFGGSKQSGFGRENSLAALEHYSELKTVYVGMGPVAAPY, encoded by the coding sequence TTGGAGTTCAAAGCCCAGCCGAACGCCTCGCACTTCATCGACGGCGAATATGTCGAGGACACCGACGGCACCGTCATCGAGAGCCTCTATCCGGCGACCGGCGAGGTGATCGCCCGCCTGCATGCGGCAACGCCTGCGATCGTCGAACAAGCGATCGCGGCGGCCAGACGCGCCCAGCCGGAATGGGCGGCGATGAGCCCGATGGCGCGCGGGCGCATCCTCAAGCGCGCCGCCGAGATCATGCGCGAGAGAAACCGGGCGCTTTCCGAACTGGAAACGCTCGATACCGGCAAGCCGATCCAGGAGACGATCGTCGCCGATCCGACCTCGGGCGCCGATGCCTTCGAATTCTTCGGCGGCGTCGCACCCGCCGGCCTGAATGGTTCGCATATCCCGCTCGGCCAGGATTTCGCCTATACCAAGCGGGTGCCGCTCGGCGTCTGCATCGGCATCGGCGCCTGGAACTATCCGCAGCAGATCGCCTGCTGGAAGGCGGCCCCGGCACTCATCTGCGGCAATGCCATGGTGTTCAAGCCGTCTGAGAATACCCCGCTCGGCGCCCTGAAGATCGCCGAGATCCTGCATGAGGCGGGGCTGCCGAAGGGGCTCTTCAACGTCATCCAGGGCGACCGCGACACCGGGCCGCTGCTCGTCAACCATCCCGATGTCGCCAAGGTGTCGCTGACCGGATCGGTGCCGACCGGGCGTCGGGTGGCGGCGGCCGCCGCCGGCAGCCTCAAGCACGTGACGATGGAGCTCGGCGGCAAGTCGCCGCTCATCGTCTTCAACGACGCCGATCTCGATTCGGCGGTCGGCGGCGCCATGCTCGGCAATTTCTACTCGACCGGCCAGGTCTGCTCGAATGGCACCCGCGTCTTCGTGCAGAAGGCTGTTAAGGCCGAGTTCCTGAAGCGGCTGAAAGCGCGCACCGAGGCGATGCTGATCGGCGACCCGATGGATGAGGCGACGCAGATCGGCCCGATGGTTTCCTGGGCGCAGCGCGAGAAGGTGGTCGCCTATATCGAAAAGGGCAAGGCCGAGGGTGCAACGCTTGTCGCCGGCGGCGGCATTCCCAACAACGTTTCCGGCGAAGGCTATTATGTGCAGCCGACGGTGTTTGCCGACGTCACCGACGACATGAGCATCGCCCGCGAGGAGATCTTCGGGCCTGTGATGTCGGTGCTCGATTTCGACGATGAGGACGAGGTCATCACACGCGCCAATGCCAGCGAATTCGGCCTGTCGGGCGGCGTCTTCACCGCCGACCTCACCCGCGCCCACCGCGTCGTCGACCGGCTGGAGGCGGGCACGCTGTGGATCAACACCTACAATCTTTGCCCGGTGGAGATCCCCTTCGGCGGCTCGAAACAATCCGGCTTCGGCCGCGAGAATTCGCTCGCGGCGCTGGAGCATTATTCCGAGCTGAAGACGGTTTATGTCGGCATGGGGCCGGTAGCGGCGCCGTATTGA
- a CDS encoding cupin domain-containing protein: MTMQSDRSFQTDRIQRDRVTPDAQRKIASWTKWEANATEPFEIHYDRAVSFCVMEGRAKIAFTDGTSLDVQKDDFVTIKPDIKGVWTVIEPITNLYVYHDTGAPA, encoded by the coding sequence ATGACCATGCAGTCAGATCGTAGTTTCCAAACGGACCGGATCCAGCGAGATCGCGTGACGCCCGACGCCCAAAGGAAGATCGCTTCCTGGACAAAATGGGAGGCGAACGCCACAGAGCCGTTCGAAATTCATTACGACCGCGCAGTGTCGTTCTGCGTCATGGAGGGCCGGGCGAAAATTGCGTTTACCGACGGCACGAGCCTCGATGTCCAGAAGGACGACTTCGTAACGATCAAGCCCGACATCAAAGGGGTCTGGACCGTGATCGAGCCGATAACCAACCTCTATGTGTACCATGACACCGGCGCGCCGGCATAA
- a CDS encoding NAD(P)-dependent oxidoreductase — MKVGFIGLGTMGGNAAKNIIRAGFETSVFDLRLEAAADHLSMGATWADSPGEMISRVDCVVSMVFGPAHLDAVLNGPEGLLGGDCRGKLWIDMTTSSPRFMRDLIKPFVAAGGRPVDAPVTGSVDAAIRGDMPMFVGGEDDDVEAARPVIEAMGELRKVGGYGNGYVAKLVNNQLWKVHAAAIGEAMVCAKQAGLEPDVWWDVMKGGAADSFVMQHDVPSIFAGHYDPSFPLKLCLKDLGLIKELLEETGTRSDLLDACHARFREASDRYGPDAGEMTVCKVVEDDAAVELRVQGDWVAPWLVVHQTVERRPAASN, encoded by the coding sequence ATGAAAGTCGGCTTTATCGGGCTGGGAACCATGGGCGGCAATGCCGCGAAGAACATCATCCGCGCGGGGTTCGAAACTTCTGTCTTCGATCTGCGGCTGGAAGCGGCGGCGGATCATCTGTCCATGGGCGCCACCTGGGCCGACAGCCCGGGCGAGATGATCAGCCGTGTCGACTGCGTCGTCTCCATGGTCTTCGGCCCCGCGCATCTGGACGCAGTTCTCAACGGACCGGAAGGGCTGCTCGGCGGCGACTGCCGGGGCAAGCTCTGGATCGACATGACGACGTCGTCGCCGCGCTTCATGCGCGATCTCATCAAACCGTTTGTGGCAGCCGGCGGCCGTCCGGTCGACGCCCCGGTCACTGGCTCGGTCGATGCGGCGATCCGAGGCGACATGCCGATGTTCGTCGGCGGCGAGGACGATGATGTCGAGGCGGCACGCCCGGTCATCGAGGCGATGGGCGAATTGAGAAAGGTCGGCGGGTACGGAAACGGTTATGTTGCCAAGCTGGTGAACAACCAGTTGTGGAAAGTCCATGCCGCGGCGATCGGCGAAGCCATGGTCTGCGCCAAACAGGCGGGCCTCGAGCCGGATGTCTGGTGGGACGTGATGAAGGGCGGCGCGGCGGACAGCTTCGTCATGCAGCACGACGTTCCCTCGATCTTCGCCGGTCACTACGACCCCTCGTTCCCGCTGAAACTGTGCCTGAAAGATCTCGGGCTGATCAAGGAACTGCTCGAAGAGACCGGCACGCGTTCCGACCTGCTCGATGCCTGCCACGCGCGCTTCCGGGAAGCGAGCGACCGCTATGGGCCTGACGCCGGTGAAATGACCGTCTGCAAGGTCGTCGAGGACGATGCCGCGGTCGAGCTGCGCGTCCAGGGCGACTGGGTGGCGCCTTGGCTGGTGGTTCATCAGACGGTTGAGCGACGGCCGGCCGCATCCAACTGA
- a CDS encoding LysR family transcriptional regulator, producing MIDIDMRLLRSFVSVATERNFSRAAERLGCSQATVSLRIKSLEDILGRRLFNRSYHLVELSVAGKELLPHAQIILDHHDALFDKMRSGKVSGSVSLGIAEDYGEPFLSRLMRVIDSSFPGIELNVTCAMSVRLQKLLESRKLDLAIVTLPNQRDRSTLLSRPKLVWVSSGDYVVDRKKPWPMAFYSEGCAFRAAAEAALKREGHAYREVLTTGSGEAIKSAVSSGTAITVMAEGIVPYGFSLLQKEVGLPELPESCIQLVEREDGLSKAAQQVKVSIMKLLGVSADHSAAHWV from the coding sequence ATGATCGACATCGATATGAGACTGCTGCGATCGTTCGTATCGGTCGCGACCGAGAGGAACTTCTCCCGCGCCGCCGAGCGGCTTGGCTGCTCGCAGGCCACGGTGTCGCTGCGCATCAAGAGTTTGGAGGACATTCTCGGGCGACGGCTCTTCAACCGGAGCTATCATCTCGTCGAACTGAGTGTTGCAGGTAAAGAACTCCTGCCGCACGCGCAGATCATCCTCGACCATCATGATGCTCTCTTCGACAAGATGAGAAGCGGAAAAGTCTCGGGAAGCGTCAGCCTCGGTATCGCCGAGGATTACGGCGAGCCGTTTCTATCCCGTCTCATGCGCGTGATCGACAGTTCGTTCCCCGGGATCGAATTGAACGTGACATGCGCGATGAGCGTCAGGTTGCAGAAATTGCTGGAGTCGCGGAAGCTCGACCTTGCGATCGTCACATTGCCAAATCAGAGAGACCGCTCGACTCTGCTGAGCCGTCCGAAACTGGTCTGGGTCTCTTCAGGGGATTACGTCGTCGACAGGAAAAAGCCATGGCCAATGGCCTTCTATTCCGAAGGCTGCGCATTTCGTGCGGCCGCGGAGGCGGCGTTGAAACGGGAAGGTCACGCCTATCGTGAGGTACTGACCACAGGAAGCGGCGAGGCCATCAAAAGCGCGGTCAGTTCCGGGACAGCGATAACGGTCATGGCTGAAGGGATCGTGCCCTATGGTTTCTCTCTCCTTCAGAAAGAGGTCGGCCTCCCGGAACTTCCGGAGAGCTGTATTCAGTTGGTCGAACGGGAGGATGGCCTATCGAAAGCAGCGCAGCAGGTAAAAGTTTCGATCATGAAGTTGCTCGGCGTATCTGCGGATCATTCGGCGGCCCATTGGGTCTGA
- a CDS encoding ABC transporter substrate-binding protein — protein sequence MKTYLSGAFALALATVSFAWSSVAMAETQTITFLFTDDDQAYVERMEALSKEFETAHPDIKVNFVSSGYDAVAKQLPVQLAVGEGPDVAKITDWQLAPYYLDMRPLMKDPDGFAKLHGDSLNTLRFPGVNDPNSINGYVASQTFNLPFVNKTLFEQAKEPLPKPTATLKDIVEASARVAKATGAQIPFTMDRSGHRFSGAAFSYGSNYVKDGKFAFPDDAAKHYITDLYNWTKDGSFPKEMWGAAGGTQYKNMGDEFVNGNVVTYIAGNWMVNPFQKKIGDAFDWTAISAPCGDAGCYAMPGGTAIVGFKRTKYPQAVASFIEFLGSEKVQREVAENYVILTGADIKDPQYKLESKNAKDAMAVFLASRDSAPKAARDLERLKGSSAIYQLIVQRMSQLIVGELSLDETFKAMSADVDKVNVALAANK from the coding sequence ATGAAAACCTATCTTTCAGGGGCTTTCGCACTGGCGCTTGCCACCGTTTCTTTTGCATGGTCCAGCGTGGCCATGGCCGAAACCCAGACGATCACCTTTCTCTTCACCGACGACGACCAGGCTTACGTCGAGCGAATGGAAGCGCTGAGCAAGGAATTCGAGACCGCGCATCCCGACATCAAGGTCAACTTCGTCTCCTCCGGTTATGATGCCGTCGCCAAGCAACTGCCGGTGCAGCTTGCCGTCGGCGAAGGCCCCGATGTCGCCAAGATCACCGACTGGCAGCTGGCGCCCTACTACCTCGACATGCGCCCGCTGATGAAAGACCCGGACGGTTTCGCCAAGCTGCACGGCGACAGCCTGAACACGCTTCGTTTTCCCGGCGTCAACGATCCGAACTCGATCAACGGCTATGTCGCGTCGCAGACCTTCAACCTGCCCTTCGTCAACAAGACGCTGTTCGAACAGGCGAAAGAACCGCTTCCGAAGCCGACCGCCACGCTGAAGGACATCGTCGAAGCTTCCGCTCGCGTCGCCAAGGCGACCGGCGCCCAGATCCCCTTCACGATGGACCGTTCAGGCCACCGCTTCTCGGGTGCTGCCTTCTCCTACGGCTCGAACTACGTCAAGGACGGCAAGTTCGCCTTCCCCGACGATGCCGCAAAACACTACATCACCGATCTCTACAACTGGACTAAGGACGGCTCTTTCCCGAAGGAAATGTGGGGTGCTGCCGGCGGAACCCAGTACAAGAATATGGGTGACGAGTTCGTCAACGGCAATGTCGTGACCTATATCGCCGGCAACTGGATGGTCAATCCGTTCCAGAAAAAGATCGGCGACGCCTTCGACTGGACGGCGATCAGCGCGCCCTGCGGCGATGCCGGTTGCTACGCAATGCCGGGTGGCACCGCGATCGTCGGCTTCAAGCGCACCAAGTACCCGCAGGCCGTCGCCTCCTTCATCGAGTTCCTCGGCTCTGAAAAGGTCCAGCGCGAAGTCGCCGAAAACTACGTCATCCTGACCGGCGCCGACATCAAGGACCCGCAGTACAAGCTTGAGAGCAAGAACGCCAAGGACGCCATGGCCGTCTTCCTCGCAAGCCGCGACAGCGCACCGAAGGCCGCCCGCGACCTGGAACGCCTCAAGGGATCGTCCGCCATCTACCAGCTCATCGTCCAGCGCATGAGCCAGCTGATCGTCGGCGAACTTTCGCTCGACGAGACCTTCAAGGCGATGAGCGCCGACGTCGACAAGGTAAACGTGGCGCTCGCCGCCAACAAGTAA
- a CDS encoding choline dehydrogenase — protein MRTFRAEGYDYIIVGAGTAGCVLASRLSEDEGASVLLLEAGPSDRSWILRMPAGLRSAFKPTSTYNYWFKTTPQRHLNDREIDQPRGRVLGGSSSINGMTFLRGNPRDFDDWRDNDGCKGWSFADCLPYFKRLERREGTEDPFRSSGGMVPVKRQENLGALNQAFLDAGKQAGLEEVSDFNGFRQEGVGRFEMSVGRGVRSSSSISYLHSQPVRKNLHIHIGCQVLKVLFKGNRAIGVRVRRGSETVDVFAVQEVIMSSGAFGSPQILMLSGVGPADDLTRLGIKPLLDIPMLGQNLQDHFETHIQVECDLSYSLNHYLRLDKMVAAGIQWFAFKGGVAAVNQCHVGAFLRSDSAVTHPNLQIHFFPVFFGPNWIPDPHRGGYRLGVGPMRPESRGSVRLRSSDPNQPLLIDPNYLATERDLKETLRGLKLGREILAQPAFAPYRKREDAPGEQCRSDAELEAFIRQDVTSSFHPCGTARMGRAEDPRSVVDLNLRLIGAEGLRIVDASIIPSIPSANINATTFMIAEKASDLIRGRMPLSANEVAYYKAPTEGYHDHAVRS, from the coding sequence TTGAGGACGTTTCGCGCTGAAGGATACGACTACATCATCGTTGGCGCGGGCACGGCAGGATGCGTCCTTGCAAGCCGGCTGAGCGAGGACGAAGGCGCCTCCGTCTTGCTGCTGGAGGCCGGTCCTTCCGACCGGAGCTGGATCCTGCGGATGCCCGCCGGCCTTCGCTCCGCTTTCAAGCCGACCAGCACCTATAATTACTGGTTCAAGACGACACCCCAGCGCCACCTCAATGACCGCGAGATCGATCAACCCCGCGGCCGCGTGCTCGGTGGTTCGTCGTCGATCAACGGCATGACCTTCCTCCGTGGCAACCCACGCGATTTCGACGACTGGCGCGATAATGACGGCTGCAAGGGCTGGTCCTTCGCCGACTGTCTGCCATACTTCAAGCGTCTCGAACGCCGCGAAGGAACTGAAGATCCGTTCAGATCCTCCGGCGGTATGGTGCCGGTCAAGCGACAGGAAAATCTGGGCGCGCTGAACCAGGCATTTCTCGATGCCGGAAAGCAGGCCGGGCTCGAAGAGGTTTCGGATTTCAACGGCTTCCGTCAGGAGGGTGTCGGCCGGTTCGAGATGAGCGTCGGCCGTGGCGTCCGCTCCAGCTCGTCGATTTCGTATCTGCATTCACAACCGGTCCGGAAGAACTTGCACATACACATCGGCTGCCAGGTGCTGAAGGTTCTGTTCAAGGGCAATCGGGCGATCGGCGTCCGCGTCCGGCGCGGCTCGGAGACGGTCGATGTCTTCGCCGTGCAGGAGGTCATCATGAGTTCGGGGGCTTTCGGCAGTCCCCAGATCCTGATGCTCTCAGGAGTCGGGCCGGCGGACGACCTGACAAGGCTGGGGATCAAGCCCCTGCTCGATATTCCGATGCTCGGGCAAAATCTCCAGGATCATTTCGAGACCCACATCCAGGTCGAATGCGACCTCAGCTACAGTCTCAACCACTACCTCCGGCTCGATAAGATGGTCGCCGCCGGCATCCAGTGGTTCGCCTTCAAGGGCGGTGTTGCGGCGGTCAACCAATGCCATGTGGGCGCTTTCCTGCGGAGCGACAGCGCCGTCACCCACCCGAATCTTCAGATCCATTTCTTCCCTGTCTTCTTCGGACCGAACTGGATCCCGGATCCGCACCGGGGAGGCTATCGTCTGGGCGTCGGCCCGATGAGACCGGAAAGCCGAGGCTCGGTGCGCCTGCGCTCCTCCGACCCGAACCAACCCCTGCTCATTGATCCGAACTATCTCGCAACGGAGCGGGACCTCAAGGAAACCTTGCGGGGTCTCAAGCTCGGCAGGGAGATCCTGGCCCAGCCGGCATTCGCGCCCTATCGGAAGCGGGAAGACGCTCCCGGCGAACAATGCCGGAGCGATGCCGAGCTGGAGGCATTCATTCGACAGGATGTCACCAGTTCGTTCCATCCCTGCGGCACCGCCCGGATGGGTCGGGCGGAAGACCCTCGCTCGGTCGTCGATCTCAATCTTCGCCTCATCGGAGCAGAAGGCCTGCGTATCGTCGACGCCTCCATCATTCCCTCGATCCCGAGCGCCAACATCAATGCCACGACCTTCATGATCGCTGAAAAGGCATCCGACCTCATCCGGGGCCGGATGCCGCTGTCTGCAAATGAGGTCGCCTACTACAAAGCCCCGACAGAAGGATATCATGACCATGCAGTCAGATCGTAG